aaatCAAGATAGAAACTTCGGCAAACGGCAACATTTTTGGATTCCTTCTTCTGAAATGACAGGGAAATAGCTGCATGTTTTCTACGGAATGCAATGAATGGGAAAACAGGTCTTGATCGATTTATTCCGAGCATCATCCTAACTAGCCCACTCTCACAACCTGTgcttcatataaaatatttagaatgaattattgaaatatagCTACTTCGGAATGATAATGGGCGGTCTATTGAAAAAATTCCGCATCAGTGTAATATCGCGTTAAATGTAAAGGGGTATGGACGCGCCTGAATCGTGATTGGGTttataattgaaataattaaatCGCTGTTAATTACAGTGCTACTAAATAAGCAAACGAACCgcgtaaaaaacattttttatttgtataaatgcatAATGTCTCATCATGAACTTTTTCCGTTGCAATTGATTTTTCCCTAGCTGATTGTCCAGACTGTTTTGTGTTGTCAGTCAACTCTTTCATATTATGAGTCAGAAACACTCCATACATAAATGTGGATCATTGAAAGCCACGTGCGTATGTCTATGAATGTTAACATCACTGTCGGAAAGTGCCAACAGGCATGAAAAGAGAATCAATAGCGGCTCTCCCATTCAGGCCAGTATTCATGTTCAATATAATTTTCGGATCTTTCAAAAGAAGCAAACTCTTCCCTTGGATGTCTCTCTCTTTGTGATGCGGTTTTCCGCTGTAAGCCACCGTGTGTAGTGCTGTGTAATTTTATCCACGCTGCAACCTCTTGGTTCACACAAGACTGATACCTTGCCTCCCCTTTTCCTTTGTATCAATTGGTCGGGGTTCGGGCTATTGTTGCAGGAGGGCTCTTTTATTTCTGTGCACACTGTCGATCAGCGAAATCTCACGATAGGCTCCCTGTGAAACCGACTGGCTGTTTTCTCCTCCTCGGTCAGATACAGTCTGCTTGGAGAGCAGAGTGGAACCCATGAGCACCAACGAGGCGAACCCATGCTGTTGCTACCAAGCCGGCTCTAACAGATGACCGCGACATTTTAAAGAGGGGACAGAAGGATACAGCAcgttttgattttaatattcagttGACTGGATCACTGACTAATGATACTTCTTTGATGGGACCCCGTGTGTCAGCTCTTTCTATTCCAGCAAGATTTTGCCGACATCCCGCCATGCCACAATGGTTATAATTCTGCTCTTGTTGTTACTGAGCTCCTTGGATCCGAGTTTACAGGAATCGCTGGCTTCGGGGCTGACCAGGACCCCACGGGCGCCCTGTGTCAGGGGCCAGGCGTGTGACCCAAGGCAGCGGCGAGATGCTGGTGGACGCGGCGGGGTTTACGAGCACCTCGGAGGAGCTCCAAGACGCAGGAAACTTTACTGCGCCACAAAATATCATTTGCAAATTCACCCGAACGGGAAAATAGACGGATCTCTTGATGAAAACAGCCCTTTCAGTGAGTAGCTACCCCGTTCTCGCTTTTCATATTTGTGAATGTCAATTTCTGTGCGGTATGAGACTTGCGTAATTGTGCAAATCCGACACTGGAAAACATTGTGCGCTGACAGTATTTGGGAGGCGCCTTGCGCATTAAATAATTAACATCGAACAATAATTCACCCTGCCCGGCTTATGTTAAGTTGACGaatataaaacacttaaatcagCGTTCATACCAAAGTAAAATGAACATTAAAGTAACGATGAGAGCACTTTTACGGACTGTACAACTTGTATCTAAAAGCTAAATATTAGGTCTTGAAAATAAAGcaacgagttagaaaaaaaactgtattgcaTCATTTTGTGACAAGATACATTTCAAATTGCTTTTATTGTATAACTTACATCGTAAAGACAATTTCCTGTCAAATTGGCCACATTGAAATCTTAAATCGTCGTTGTTTAAATTATAGCATTCGTTCATCTGTCTTAGTTTTCCAATTAGTCAAATCCGAGTGCCCATGGAAAATTACCATACGAAAACAGGATTCAACAGACAGTTTAACATAATGACTTAAACAACGGATGTGTTTATCCAACGTAAAAGGATGATTATTCGAAACGGGAGAACGAGGAGAGCCATTAATCAGTGAAAAAAAGGGACGAATAAACATCCTCTTTAAGAGGCGTTTAGAGGCTGTATACCTAACCTGACAGCGTATGTTGTGTACACTGTGACTTAATCAACGAAAAGCCTATgtagaaataaaataacatttaaaactgCATGTACCACAATATTTACAATGAATCCGACTGAACAACACACATTCCTAttccaaactatttttttaatgatttgtaaGTTTAAAGCAAGTGGTTTAGCCTAAATAAGTCATTTAATTAAGACATAAAtcaattattgttatttatataaaatacttttatatgaATTCATATTACCGTAAATAAAGGTAACTATTTAATGTATAGTATAACAACACTTCTataatcattaattaataatagGCTAGAACCAATAGTTAACTGAATAAAATTACGTTTTCTCAAACATTAGCTAAACCAGGACAGGTTTGTGAAAACTGATGAACGACCTCGACTGACCTTGTATCGAATCttacacatttgtaatgctaTTTGAAAAGATGTTGTAATAGACTTTCCCCATTTCTAGCATGCGCAATAACTGCTCCGCTCTTTTTCTAGGTATACTCGAGATCACAGCTGTGGATGTCGGTGTTGTGGCGATAAAAGGCCTGTTTTCTGGAAGATACCTGGCAATGAATGAGAAAGGACGTTTGTATGCTTCAGTAAGTGTTATGTCACGTCGGAAAATCAAGTAGCTGAAATTCGCTAGCTGTAGGATCAGATAACAAGAAGGGCTATTTGAGGCTATCGCCACATGGTGGTGTTTTTCATGCGGAACAAATATGCCCACATGCTGCTAGATTATTGAGAGTTTGATTACTGAGTTTTGTTTCCCTCACTGGGGACCTTGTCACTGAAATTTCTGGTCAGCGAAGAGTGATCACCACATACGAGGTTCTTACTTTTGCCAGCCTACTGAGAGTGTTTGAGCTGCTGAGAATTCAATTGTGCAGATTTTGGATCAGTTTAAATGTTGACTTTTCTACAAAATGGAGATGACTTGTTTTTCTGGACGCATCTTGTTCAAGGTCCAGTAATGAATGTCAAAATATagtcatacaatttttttttaccctttcaGGAAGTCTTCAACCGAGAGTGTGAGTTTCTGGAGCGCATTCATGAGCTAGGTTACAACACCTATGCATCACGGCACCATGCTACCACCCAGCCCCCACCAACAGGGTCCGGGGCAGGGGGCAGCAAGCGGCGTGCCAGTTCTAAGAGGCAGTGGTACGTGTCCATCAACGGGAAGGGCCGGCCCAGGAGGGGCTTTAAGACACGGAGCACGGATAAAGCTTCCCTCTTCTTGCCCCGTGTTCTGGGCAACAAGGACCATGAGATGGTGCGCAAGCTCAGAGAGAGCCAGCGGCACCAGGCAGGCTCTCACAGAGCCTCTGTGGGTCGGGCAGAACGCAGAAGACGACGCCACAGGGGCTCCAAGGGCCACAGCAGAAGGGCTGACATTTCACACTCTCTTGACACAGATGGAGAAGAGATCCACTGAGAGTCCAACAGACCAAAGGAGTCACATGGAACAATTTTCTCAAGAAAGGATgatgttgaagaaaaaaaaaaaaaaaaaaaaaaaaaaactttttggggAATTATGTGGCAAGGAGGGCCGAGAATGAAGAGAAACAtccttttgctttgtttttgcatCTGATACACAAAGACAGTTCAGATAGGTTCATGTGACCAAATTTAACACTACTGAAAGTTTTGTCTTTTGCGTTATTTTTTCATGTTCACTCTTTTTGAAGTCTTTTCTGCTAACCCAGGTGCAAAAAAGCACACTTCCATAATGTGCTTAAAGTGCTCTAATTATTTAGTGCACTAATTTTGtactaaatatacaaaaaaaaaaaaaagattataagtACTTAAGATAATCTTCTAAGTGTACTCAACTGTGCTATTTTGAGACACCATGCATATGAAATATAATGTGCTATTAACATACTGTCTctgtattaataaatgtatttagatACCACTTGAACCCACCTTTGCATGAAAGATGGCTTCAAGTGgtaccaaaatacatttttattacattttagttcatatttatGGGTGTCTTAAAATAGCACAGTTGAGTACATGTCAAGATTCTTCAGATTAAGtactaaaaaataatttttagtatATCAAGTACAAAATTAGTGTGCAAAAATAGAGAACTTTAAGTATGCAACTGTTCTTTTTTTCACCAGGGAAAGACTTGTAATTATTGTACATAGCTGTACagtcatttacttttttatgtgaGCAAGATAACATAGAGTAAATGTTTGTAATCACGAATTAGGATGTTGTACAAGTGCTTGACAATGCCAATGATGTGTTATGTATCAGACTACGGCTTTTATAGGTGGTGTACAGACAAGCACTTTTTCCTTATTGAAGTATAAAGTAGAAAACAAAGAtccataaacataaaacagatgCTTTTTAACTTACATGTGATAGGCTACTGTTattaaactgcaatcaggagTACTTTGTACATTACTAatgtaatacatatttattttgtttatatgtttttaagTTATTGATGACATAGTTTCTACACTTCCAAATATCAAAGATTTTCTTCTTGCATTGTTAGAATAACACTGTTCTCTTTGAACAACTGAACAATCCCGTATGAGTAGACTCTTCAGCTTCCTATTTTTTCATACAAATTTGAGTCTAAATATATGTAATGACATCAGCTCTGAAGCATAGTTTTGATAAATGTCAAATGTATTGAACACTGTAAGCtgagtaatgcattaaaacggCATTGTTTGACACTGAAAGCTAAACATCTGGAGGAATGTCACcaataaattatatgaaaatatacatttttggttttaTGGCTAAGCATACATGATACAGTGGCATTTTGGACAAAAGACTAGAGTGAATGATCAATGATCTTTTATTTCGTTCCCACCTTACATGCATTCTCTGTTTCCAGAATAGTCTTCATATTTTGTGGAGCTTAATTAAAACTTTGACAGCTAAATTAATGGCAATGTCTGCAGATATATTCACCGCAACTGTGAAAGTGATCGCATTGGTATTGAAGTCTCTCCGCGGTCCAGCAAAAAGGGACTCCCTCTTGGGACCATCCCCCCTTTCTCCTTAACTGCCTCAAGTGTCATcatctagaagaagaagaagaagaaagaaaatcgataggagaaaagaaaaacacaatcacTTATActcatataaaatacaattatttttttattattttaaaccgtACTTACCGTAACAACCTGTGTTTTACATGAAGAGCGGCTAC
The genomic region above belongs to Carassius carassius chromosome 3, fCarCar2.1, whole genome shotgun sequence and contains:
- the fgf3 gene encoding fibroblast growth factor 3, whose translation is MVIILLLLLLSSLDPSLQESLASGLTRTPRAPCVRGQACDPRQRRDAGGRGGVYEHLGGAPRRRKLYCATKYHLQIHPNGKIDGSLDENSPFSILEITAVDVGVVAIKGLFSGRYLAMNEKGRLYASEVFNRECEFLERIHELGYNTYASRHHATTQPPPTGSGAGGSKRRASSKRQWYVSINGKGRPRRGFKTRSTDKASLFLPRVLGNKDHEMVRKLRESQRHQAGSHRASVGRAERRRRRHRGSKGHSRRADISHSLDTDGEEIH